The proteins below come from a single Miscanthus floridulus cultivar M001 chromosome 1, ASM1932011v1, whole genome shotgun sequence genomic window:
- the LOC136488889 gene encoding uncharacterized protein isoform X7, with amino-acid sequence MGKKKTASKSQATFVDEESSLSLIENQEFVAMRAAQKVWPAPTTSEDQLRELVSDGLIQSKVIAEWRVPGEHRVPAPGPGEIVLFVSFVRAGLCLPASAFLHQFLGYFGVSLNHLTPNAVLHLSVFVHLCEAFLGIPPSLSLFRFFFRLKPQPRREETSALGGCGIQFRQGLKIKFFDYDLVDSVKDWRAEWFYAANLIPSLVVHSGSGPVVNDRWDKKLESPAEIQAIQPLLDRISMLKQQGLTGFGIVSSFLRRRVQPLKEREHLGFEYSGAEDPSRMVPALELTGEEVLERLQKMLKGVSVIPPAISEFSAINPPPAELGRNFVDPIPLDVLPAVAETGDRLAGTSAIIPRGPRSVPKRGRMDGSSSGLPVSKKPRKPSTPSGALVSLAEEEEDDEVPLIMRRNRRSGVSSSEAPAPTSSEAPVSSSLVASVPSSTAPPVRSSSTAPVPASSAAPLSAIPLPSPGGGDVFAVVVPPARPSLGFAKKKVVGVSSSLISLSTSSLPPAVPTSSEPRDSQHSVDEVAAGASELPGGVANLAVPEVTVAVAPGPSEDLAPASLEVALVAPSSPQPASPSPSLASGGPSISGDVVQQFDATHRLSELTAA; translated from the exons atgggaaagaagaagaccgcaagcaagtctcaggcgaccttcgtggacgaggagtcatccctgtctttgattgaaaaccaggagttcgtggccatgagggcagctcagaaggtttggcctgctccaacaaccagcgaagaccagctgcgcgagctcgttagtgatggcttgatccaaagcaaagtcatcgctgaatggagagttccgggcgagcatcgggttccggccccgggtcctggtgagattgtcctttttgtttcttttgtccgcgctggactttgtcttcctgcttccgccttccttcatcagtttcttggctatttcggggttagtctgaaccatctaacccccaatgccgttctccatctttctgtttttgttcatctttgtgaagccttccttgggatccctccttctctctctctttttcgctttttctttcgcctgaaacctcaaccccgccgtgaggaaaccagtgccctcggcggttgcgggattcagtttcgccagggtctcaaaatcaagttttttgattacgacctggtcgattctgtcaaagattggcgtgccgagtggttttacgctgccaatttgatcccttctcttgtcgttcactccggatccggtcctgtggtgaatgaccgatgggacaagaagcttgagtcacctgctgagattcaagcgatccagccactccttgataggattagcatgctgaaacagcagggtttgaccggctttggtattgtttcaagtttccttcgtcgccgggttcagcccctgaaagagcgggaacatctcggctttgagtattctggggccgaggatccttcgcgcatggtcccagctcttgagctgaccggtgaggaggtactcgagcgccttcagaagatgctgaaaggagtgagcgtcattcctcctgccatctctgagttctcggccatcaacccgcccccagct gagcttgggcggaactttgtcgatccgatcccccttgatgttctccctgccgtggcggagactggggatcgcctagctggtacttctgcaatta tccctcgcggtcctcgcagtgtcccgaagagggggcgaatggacgggtcttcatctggcttgcctgtctccaagaagcctcgcaaaccaagtactccctcag gtgctctggtttcgttggctgaggaagaagaggatgatgaagtccccctcatcatgcggcg taatcggaggtcgggtgtgagttcttccgaggctcccgcgccgacttcttctgaagctccggtgtcgagttctttggttgcctctgtcccgagttctaccgctcctccggtgcggagttcttctacggctccagtcccggcttcttccgcggccccgttgtcggctatcccgctcccgtcgccgggtggcggggacgtcttcgccgtcgtggttccccctgcgaggccttctcttggcttcgcgaagaagaaagtggttgg tgtttcgtcttctctcatttctttatcgacttcttctctgcctcctgcCGTACCCACGAGTTCCGAGCCtcgggactcacaacattctgttgatgaagtcgccgcgggggcttcagagctacctggcggagttgcgaACTTGGCCgttccggaggtgactgtggccgtcgcgccgggtccttctgaggatttggctccggcttctctggaggttgccttggtcgctccttcttcgccccagccggcctctccttccccttctcttgcttccggcggcccctcgatttccggtgacgtggtgcaacagttcgatgccactcatcggttatcggagctgaccgcagcctag
- the LOC136488889 gene encoding uncharacterized protein isoform X2 → MGKKKTASKSQATFVDEESSLSLIENQEFVAMRAAQKVWPAPTTSEDQLRELVSDGLIQSKVIAEWRVPGEHRVPAPGPGEIVLFVSFVRAGLCLPASAFLHQFLGYFGVSLNHLTPNAVLHLSVFVHLCEAFLGIPPSLSLFRFFFRLKPQPRREETSALGGCGIQFRQGLKIKFFDYDLVDSVKDWRAEWFYAANLIPSLVVHSGSGPVVNDRWDKKLESPAEIQAIQPLLDRISMLKQQGLTGFGIVSSFLRRRVQPLKEREHLGFEYSGAEDPSRMVPALELTGEEVLERLQKMLKGVSVIPPAISEFSAINPPPAELGRNFVDPIPLDVLPAVAETGDRLAGTSAISKSRTFTALPGVSSGFVDVYEEYVPRLVPRGPRSVPKRGRMDGSSSGLPVSKKPRKPSTPSGTPVVASMLLGALVSLAEEEEDDEVPLIMRRNRRSGVSSSEAPAPTSSEAPVSSSLVASVPSSTAPPVRSSSTAPVPASSAAPLSAIPLPSPGGGDVFAVVVPPARPSLGFAKKKVVGVSSSLISLSTSSLPPAVPTSSEPRDSQHSVDEVAAGASELPGGVANLAVPEVTVAVAPGPSEDLAPASLEVALVAPSSPQPASPSPSLASGGPSISGDVVQQFDATHRLSELTAA, encoded by the exons atgggaaagaagaagaccgcaagcaagtctcaggcgaccttcgtggacgaggagtcatccctgtctttgattgaaaaccaggagttcgtggccatgagggcagctcagaaggtttggcctgctccaacaaccagcgaagaccagctgcgcgagctcgttagtgatggcttgatccaaagcaaagtcatcgctgaatggagagttccgggcgagcatcgggttccggccccgggtcctggtgagattgtcctttttgtttcttttgtccgcgctggactttgtcttcctgcttccgccttccttcatcagtttcttggctatttcggggttagtctgaaccatctaacccccaatgccgttctccatctttctgtttttgttcatctttgtgaagccttccttgggatccctccttctctctctctttttcgctttttctttcgcctgaaacctcaaccccgccgtgaggaaaccagtgccctcggcggttgcgggattcagtttcgccagggtctcaaaatcaagttttttgattacgacctggtcgattctgtcaaagattggcgtgccgagtggttttacgctgccaatttgatcccttctcttgtcgttcactccggatccggtcctgtggtgaatgaccgatgggacaagaagcttgagtcacctgctgagattcaagcgatccagccactccttgataggattagcatgctgaaacagcagggtttgaccggctttggtattgtttcaagtttccttcgtcgccgggttcagcccctgaaagagcgggaacatctcggctttgagtattctggggccgaggatccttcgcgcatggtcccagctcttgagctgaccggtgaggaggtactcgagcgccttcagaagatgctgaaaggagtgagcgtcattcctcctgccatctctgagttctcggccatcaacccgcccccagct gagcttgggcggaactttgtcgatccgatcccccttgatgttctccctgccgtggcggagactggggatcgcctagctggtacttctgcaattagtaagtctcgaacctttacagcccttcctggggtttcttccggatttgttgatgtatatgaagaatatgttcctcgtctagtccctcgcggtcctcgcagtgtcccgaagagggggcgaatggacgggtcttcatctggcttgcctgtctccaagaagcctcgcaaaccaagtactccctcaggtactccagttgttgctagcatgctcttag gtgctctggtttcgttggctgaggaagaagaggatgatgaagtccccctcatcatgcggcg taatcggaggtcgggtgtgagttcttccgaggctcccgcgccgacttcttctgaagctccggtgtcgagttctttggttgcctctgtcccgagttctaccgctcctccggtgcggagttcttctacggctccagtcccggcttcttccgcggccccgttgtcggctatcccgctcccgtcgccgggtggcggggacgtcttcgccgtcgtggttccccctgcgaggccttctcttggcttcgcgaagaagaaagtggttgg tgtttcgtcttctctcatttctttatcgacttcttctctgcctcctgcCGTACCCACGAGTTCCGAGCCtcgggactcacaacattctgttgatgaagtcgccgcgggggcttcagagctacctggcggagttgcgaACTTGGCCgttccggaggtgactgtggccgtcgcgccgggtccttctgaggatttggctccggcttctctggaggttgccttggtcgctccttcttcgccccagccggcctctccttccccttctcttgcttccggcggcccctcgatttccggtgacgtggtgcaacagttcgatgccactcatcggttatcggagctgaccgcagcctag